In Candidatus Manganitrophus morganii, the genomic window TGAAACGGAAGACCCTCGAAGCCGAAGAGTCGAGCCGCCTCAAATCACAGTTTGTGTCGAATGTCTCCCACGAGCTCAGAACCCCGCTCAATGCCATCTTCGGATACACCCAGCTTTTACTCGATGAAACCTACGGCGCAATCGGACCTGAACAAAAGGAGCCGCTGAAAGGGGTGGCGAGGAATGCCAAAGAGCTCCTCAGTCTGATCAATCATGTTCTGGATTTGTCGAAAATCGAGTCGGGTAAGGAGACGGTCTCTCCGGAACCGCTCCGGTTGCCCGATTTACTGGAAGAGATCGTAGAAGGGATGAAACCGCTCTTGGAGAAGAAACCGCTCACGCTTCGCTGGGATGGAATCGAATCGCTCCCCCCGATTGTGTCGGACGGGAACAAGGTGAAGCAGATCTTGACCAACCTCCTCTCCAATGCGATCAAATTCACACAGAGGGGAAGCATTACCGTTTCGGGAAAAAATCATCCCGAAAGGGAGACCGTCGAGATCGCCGTTCAGGATACCGGCATCGGAATTCGGCCGGAAGCGCTTCCGAAGCTCTTCACCGCCTTTTACCAGATCGATGCCGATCTGACCCGGGAATACGAAGGGGTCGGCCTCGGTTTGAAAATTGCGAAAGACCTTTCCCGCCTGCTTCATGGAGAGATCCGGGTGGAGAGCCGATACGGCGTCGGCTCCACCTTCACCCTCTCCCTCCCCACCCGGTGGAAGGAGAGGAACGGATGATTTTCGCCTTCTGTCGGAACCTACTTTAATTCCTTGAACTCGATTTCCGGATAATGTTTCTGATGAAAAGCGCACTCTCTTTCGGTGGAGAATAGGGCAACCATCTGCCCGTCCCGGTCCTGCAAGTGCATCCCGTCCCACCGGAGCCGAATCATCTTGTCGATCGCTTGAGGGTCGCCGCTGATCCACCGGGCGGAGGTATAGGGGAGACGCTCCACCGATGTCTCGACATCATATTCATATTGGAGCCGCGCCTGGACGACATCGAATTGGAGATTCCCCACCACCGCCAGAATCGGCTCGCGGCGGGCGCCGTCGGGCGAGAAGAGAACCTGCATCACCCCCTCTTCCTCCAATTGCTGAAGCCCTTTTTGGAATTGTTTGTTCTTGGACAGGTTCCGATTGATCAGAATGCCGAAACATTCCGGATGAAACCGGGGAATGCCGTCATACTTGAGCGACGCCACGGAGCAGAGGGTGTCGCCGATGGCGAAGAGGCCGGGATTGACCAACCCCACCACATCGCCGGCGAAGGCCTCTTCGATCGTCTCCCGCTCCCGGCCGAAGAGGCGGTGCGGCCGGGTCATCCGGACTTTCCGATCGAGCCGGGAATGGTAAACCAGCATATCTTTTTCGAAGCGCCCGGAGCAGACCCGCAGGAAGGCCATCCGGTCCCGGTGCCGGCGGTCCATGTTGGCCTGGATCTTAAAGATGAATCCGGAGAAAGCCTCGATCCCGGGCGCAACCAGGCCGTGGCTGCTCATCCGGGCCCCCGGGGGGGGCGCCAGTTCTTTGAGGCCGGCGAGGAACGGCTCCACGCCAAAGTTGTGGATGGCGCTTCCAAAATAAACCGGCGCCACCTCTCCCTTTAGAAACCGTTCCCGCTCGAACGAAAATCCGGCCCCCGCCAAAAGCGCCACATCTTCGCAAAGCTGTCGGTAGGCCGACCCGCCGATCTCTTCCACAAACTGGGGATCGTCGATTTCGCCGACCCAAACCGGCGCCCGCTGTTGACCGCGGACCGTCCTCTGAAAGCGGAGGACCTGTTTCTGCTCCAGATCATAGACCCCCTGAAAATCGGGTCCTTCTCCGATCGGCCAGTTCTTCGGCACCGCCCCCATCCCGAGGACTTTTTCGATTTCGTCCAGCAGGTCGAGCGGCGGCCGGCCCGGCTGGTCCATCTTGTTGATGAAAATCAAAATCGGGATATGCCGCATCCGGCAGACGTCAAAGAGCTTTTTCGTCTGCGGCTCGATCCCCTTGGCGCCGTCGAGCACCATCACGGCGCTGTCGACCGCCATCAAGGTCCGGTAGGTATCCTCGCTGAAATCCTGATGGCCCGGCGTGTCGAGGAGATTGAATCGATCTCCCTGATAATCGAATTGAAGCGCGGTGGAGGTAATGGAGATCCCCCGCGACTGCTCCATCTCCAGCCAGTCGGAGGTGGCATGGCGCTGGTTCTTGCGCGCCTTCACCGCGCCGGCCAGCTCGATCGCGCCAGAATAAAGCAACAGCTTCTCGGTGAGGGTCGTTTTGCCGGCATCCGGATGGGAGATAATGGCAAAGGTCCGCCGGCGCTCCACCTCGCGCTTGATTTCTTCGATGACAGCCATCTCGGCCAGTTCAAACATATGTTCTCTCAACGAATAATGAGGATGAAAGTGAGAAGAGATAAAGAGGATGCGGGGTCCGCCCGGCGCTCCTGGTTCTCCCGGCGGAACGGCACTCCAGACAGGAGGATGACGGGGCCCTTCGCTTCAGCAGCGGCCCTTCCCGTCACCCGCGCTTTTCCTTTGCTCATCGGCTCACAAAAGATGAAAAGTACAGGATAATCGGACTCCTGTCAACCCGAGGAGGGACTTGGGAATGGGATAGGATACGGAGCGGGATTCCCCCCTCCGCGGGAATGACGGCCCGGAAGAGAGCCCGCTTTGGGCTGAGACTTTTGCGGACGGTTACGAAACGCTCGCGGGAAAACGGAACCTCTTACCTGAAGACCTCGGTCAGAATTTTAATGATCTTTTTGTGAATGAGCTCTTCGGTCACTTCTGTCAGCGGCGCCTCTCCGGCTGCGCCGGAACGGCCGCTCAGGCCGGGAGAGATCGTGCTTTCGCTAAACCGCGCCCGCTGGGCATGTTTATCGCAGAAAACAGTAAAATAGGGATACTCATGAGAGGGCCGGAGCGGGTCTCGGCCGACGAGAAAACAGATCGAGATCGAGGCGCCCCGGCGTTTGACGTCATGGGTGATTTCATCTTTACTCTCGTCAATTCTGTATGAATAGCCTTTTTCCGAGATGTACTTTCCGATCGCCTCCATCGCCGGCTTGATCGTCGTTTTCTGGTGAAGGTAAAACTGGGACAAAAACTCCTCTTCCCGGCGCCCTTTTTCCTCTTCAAGCTTCTGTGCGTTGTCTTTCTTTTCTTGGTGCGTCCGAAAAATCGTATCGAGGTTGGATTTGATGTCGTCCTTCATTCGTCTTCTCCGTTGTTTGAGGAGTCACCCGCTGATGAGGAAAATTTCCTCTTCAACCCCCGTCCCCCTCCGGGGAGGGTGAATCTCTGCGGGAGTCGTTGCAGGTGATTCTAAGACCAATGACAACAACTGTCAATTACGATTATTAAGAACAGATCCTCGACCTATTTTGTCATACGGACGCTTCTCCACAAAGCCCCCAAACCCTTTGATTCAATCTCCTCCGGCTCGCTGCCGGAGCGGCCGTTCCCCGCAATGGCGCGGCCCAGCGCGTAGACGGCGCGCCCAATAATGAGATAGGTAGCGGCAAACAGGAGCAGATCGACCGCCTGGTGCTTTACGTCGGCCCGGCGCTGTCCGAACCGGGCACGGAGGCCGTTCCGTTTGAATTCGCTTAGCACGCCGGTTTCGGTGATCGGGTTGTCCGGCCGACCCCTTAAAAGCGCTCCCAGCCGGCTCTCGATCACATCGACGCGATCGGCGCCCAGAAGGAGGAGCCAATGCGCCGTCCGTCCTTCGCTGAGCGTATAGGCGTATCGCCGGATCGCCCCGGAGAGCCCTTTCGGCGGGCACGCCGTGCCGAACACGGGGGTCAGGAATTTATGCTCGGGCGATTTCTCCCGCGGCCAGCGTTCGACCTGCCGCTCGGGAAAGTCCCAGTGGGCGCCGGTATTCGGGTTGAATTTCTCTTTCGGAACGGCCGGCCGGTCTTTCGGATCGAGATCGACCCCCCAGCCGGGAATCCGGTTGCGAAGCGCCTCCGTGTCGTATGCGATCTTCGGTTTTTGCGCGATATATCCCATGACCCTCTCCTTTTATCTTCTCTATTCTGTCTATGCTGCTTGAGCTTGAGGTTGAATCAACGGTTTGATGCAGTTGTCGAGCTTGCTCGAGAAAATGTGGTAGCCTTCGGCGATTTCTTCGAGCGGGATGCGGTGCGTCACAATCTCGCTCGGCTTGAGGACGCCGTTCCGGACATGTTCGAAGAGGCGCGGCCAATGCCGCTTGACGCTGCATTGGTTCGTCCGAATCGTCAGCCCTTTGTTCATCGCATCTCCGAATTTGACGGCGGAGAAAAGCGGGCCGTAGCCCCCGATCGCCGACACGTTGCCGGCTTTTCGTACGGAGTCGATCGCCCAATTGAGCGCCACCGGCGA contains:
- a CDS encoding peptide chain release factor 3; the encoded protein is MFELAEMAVIEEIKREVERRRTFAIISHPDAGKTTLTEKLLLYSGAIELAGAVKARKNQRHATSDWLEMEQSRGISITSTALQFDYQGDRFNLLDTPGHQDFSEDTYRTLMAVDSAVMVLDGAKGIEPQTKKLFDVCRMRHIPILIFINKMDQPGRPPLDLLDEIEKVLGMGAVPKNWPIGEGPDFQGVYDLEQKQVLRFQRTVRGQQRAPVWVGEIDDPQFVEEIGGSAYRQLCEDVALLAGAGFSFERERFLKGEVAPVYFGSAIHNFGVEPFLAGLKELAPPPGARMSSHGLVAPGIEAFSGFIFKIQANMDRRHRDRMAFLRVCSGRFEKDMLVYHSRLDRKVRMTRPHRLFGRERETIEEAFAGDVVGLVNPGLFAIGDTLCSVASLKYDGIPRFHPECFGILINRNLSKNKQFQKGLQQLEEEGVMQVLFSPDGARREPILAVVGNLQFDVVQARLQYEYDVETSVERLPYTSARWISGDPQAIDKMIRLRWDGMHLQDRDGQMVALFSTERECAFHQKHYPEIEFKELK